The following are encoded together in the Vespa crabro chromosome 12, iyVesCrab1.2, whole genome shotgun sequence genome:
- the LOC124428431 gene encoding protein twist-like isoform X2, translating into MQVGQLLITQATCVPNFYLLDDNDSSGIPRSDGSSASNSPHHYERFSPPTHLMDLSNPPEHRDVPPYHHNNHHNNHHHHHHHHPPHLHHLHLQHNNNNNNNNNNNNNNNNNNNNNNNNNNNSQTIYQAQSPPFLVYENPDDGKRYHSQDHQEGKIIRDLQMIYDRRLHTNSPVFLSDHAKEDEQSLYIMASPNPIYSSGGEELTTIAVSKTAQLQNTEPYRLIDVIEYKSDTLHEYKKEDIDQQQQQQQQHQQQHQQQQQQQQQQQQQQSQQLEQQHSYKQIDQNPASSTKTFVVENNRVKKKRKTNIDDNENESATSSSTKMKVRRKSGATYEEIQNQRVMANVRERQRTQSLNEAFSALRKIIPTLPSDKLSKIQTLKLATRYIDFLYQVLHCNMENNEEESEERNPRSAVLAAREITSSSCSYMAHEKLSYAFSVWRMEGDWNSNL; encoded by the exons ATGCAAGTTGGACAATTGTTAATTACCCAGGCCACGTGCGTACCAAATTTCTATCTATTGGATGATAACGACAGTTCCGGAATTCCTCGTAGCGACGGAAGTTCTGCAAGCAATTCGCCGCATCATTACGAACGTTTTTCACCGCCAACACACTTGATGGATCTCAGTAATCCACCGGAGCACCGTGACGTGCCGCcttatcatcataataatcatcataataatcatcatcatcatcatcatcatcatcctcctCATCTTCATCACCTTCATCTtcagcataataataataataataataataataataataataataataataataataataataataataataataataataataacaatagtcaGACTATTTATCAAGCACAATCGCCACCATTTTTAGTATACGAAAATCCAGATGATGGTAAAAGATATCATTCTCAGGACCATCAGGAGGGTAAAATTATAAGAGATTTACAAATGATTTATGACAGAAGATTACACACCAATTCACCGGTATTTCTGTCCGATCATGCTAAAGAAGATGAACAAAGTCTTTATATAATGGCATCACCAAATCCTATCTATTCATCCGGTGGCGAAGAACTTACTACGATCGCTGTATCGAAAACGGCACAATTGCAAAATACTGAACCCTATCGATTGATAGATGTTATTGAATATAAATCTGATACattacatgaatataaaaaggagGATATCgatcagcaacaacagcaacaacaacaacatcagcaacaacatcaacaacaacaacaacaacaacaacaacaacaacaacaacaatcacAACAATTGGAACAACAGCATAGTTACAAACAGATCGATCAAAATCCAGCATCGTCTACGAAAACTTTCGTTGTAGAAAATAatcgagtgaaaaaaaaaaggaagacaaatatcgatgataatgaaaatgaaagtgCAACCTCTTCCTCAACGAAAATGAAGGTTCGTAGAAAGAGCGGTGCAACGTATGAAGAAATTCAAAATCAAAGAGTAATGGCTAATGTTAGAGAACGGCAAAGAACTCAGAGTTTAAACGAAGCATTTTCCGCCCTTAGAAAGATCATTCCAACATTGCCAAGCGATAAATTGAGTAAAATTCAAACGTTAAAACTTGCAACGAGGTATATTGACTTTTTGTATCAAGTGTTGCATTGTAATATGGAAAACAACGAAGAGGAAAGTG AAGAGAGAAATCCAAGAAGCGCGGTTTTAGCTGCAAGAGAAATAACGTCATCCTCATGTAGTTACATGGCACATGAAAAACTATCTTATGCATTTAGCGTTTGGCGTATGGAGGGTGATTGGAActctaatttataa
- the LOC124428431 gene encoding protein twist-like isoform X1, protein MQVGQLLITQATCVPNFYLLDDNDSSGIPRSDGSSASNSPHHYERFSPPTHLMDLSNPPEHRDVPPYHHNNHHNNHHHHHHHHPPHLHHLHLQHNNNNNNNNNNNNNNNNNNNNNNNNNNNSQTIYQAQSPPFLVYENPDDGKRYHSQDHQEGKIIRDLQMIYDRRLHTNSPVFLSDHAKEDEQSLYIMASPNPIYSSGGEELTTIAVSKTAQLQNTEPYRLIDVIEYKSDTLHEYKKEDIDQQQQQQQQHQQQHQQQQQQQQQQQQQQSQQLEQQHSYKQIDQNPASSTKTFVVENNRVKKKRKTNIDDNENESATSSSTKMKVRRKSGATYEEIQNQRVMANVRERQRTQSLNEAFSALRKIIPTLPSDKLSKIQTLKLATRYIDFLYQVLHCNMENNEEESGKNFYHNYNIHSSFIFFLISIIVSHSLYLSLYLFIYLFLSLSLSLSLSLSLYVSMLFKLVFRNVPTKT, encoded by the coding sequence ATGCAAGTTGGACAATTGTTAATTACCCAGGCCACGTGCGTACCAAATTTCTATCTATTGGATGATAACGACAGTTCCGGAATTCCTCGTAGCGACGGAAGTTCTGCAAGCAATTCGCCGCATCATTACGAACGTTTTTCACCGCCAACACACTTGATGGATCTCAGTAATCCACCGGAGCACCGTGACGTGCCGCcttatcatcataataatcatcataataatcatcatcatcatcatcatcatcatcctcctCATCTTCATCACCTTCATCTtcagcataataataataataataataataataataataataataataataataataataataataataataataataataataacaatagtcaGACTATTTATCAAGCACAATCGCCACCATTTTTAGTATACGAAAATCCAGATGATGGTAAAAGATATCATTCTCAGGACCATCAGGAGGGTAAAATTATAAGAGATTTACAAATGATTTATGACAGAAGATTACACACCAATTCACCGGTATTTCTGTCCGATCATGCTAAAGAAGATGAACAAAGTCTTTATATAATGGCATCACCAAATCCTATCTATTCATCCGGTGGCGAAGAACTTACTACGATCGCTGTATCGAAAACGGCACAATTGCAAAATACTGAACCCTATCGATTGATAGATGTTATTGAATATAAATCTGATACattacatgaatataaaaaggagGATATCgatcagcaacaacagcaacaacaacaacatcagcaacaacatcaacaacaacaacaacaacaacaacaacaacaacaacaacaatcacAACAATTGGAACAACAGCATAGTTACAAACAGATCGATCAAAATCCAGCATCGTCTACGAAAACTTTCGTTGTAGAAAATAatcgagtgaaaaaaaaaaggaagacaaatatcgatgataatgaaaatgaaagtgCAACCTCTTCCTCAACGAAAATGAAGGTTCGTAGAAAGAGCGGTGCAACGTATGAAGAAATTCAAAATCAAAGAGTAATGGCTAATGTTAGAGAACGGCAAAGAACTCAGAGTTTAAACGAAGCATTTTCCGCCCTTAGAAAGATCATTCCAACATTGCCAAGCGATAAATTGAGTAAAATTCAAACGTTAAAACTTGCAACGAGGTATATTGACTTTTTGTATCAAGTGTTGCATTGTAATATGGAAAACAACGAAGAGGAAAGTGGTAAGAATTTTTATCACAACTATAATATCCAttcatcatttattttctttctaatatcgattatagtctcacactctctctatctttctctctatctatttatctatctctttctctctctctctctctctctctctctctctctctctctctatgtctctatGCTCTTTAAGCTCGTTTTTAGAAACGTTCCTACcaaaacgtaa